The following proteins are co-located in the Primulina tabacum isolate GXHZ01 chromosome 11, ASM2559414v2, whole genome shotgun sequence genome:
- the LOC142519856 gene encoding uncharacterized protein LOC142519856 gives MDKLGRGYRAKNIGYDSNKLNGVGFGLNSPTVLVIRLPESRVLRIMSRSMFVAMVILALPTLGSMIRASSNGTLYEKGGDLVIASGFKILPILFRDLLDEGLIKKGHKGLILGAGIGEIEDDFEFLKDAGIDLLTGVNLQHKKVVENRLFDFVFALSFNGIQVFDGVVKDGGLVISPLGDEHSTELRLLRNYKIVYLRRLENTVVAMRKNRGSSNGRENPPADQVLSGVTVDEKKAAMKGLEDAYLEPPRREAFLRKSSFTSRKIKFLPDLLKDSLDEYPRRVFISDDSSALDWFYKNYPMRDQEFEVYDLDIVSNSELSEGVLVQGTEVVMKAEADLVEEMLKEGTLYLVVELFLECNNQWQDGEANGSKRAYWQCLALYGKVKDEGIAVHQWWN, from the exons ATGGATAAATTGGGTCGAGGATATCGAGCTAAGAATATTGGGTATGATTCGAATAAGCTGAATGGGGTTGGATTTGGGTTGAATTCTCCGACCGTTTTGGTAATCAGGCTACCTGAATCGCGGGTTTTGCGTATCATGTCAAGATCTATGTTCGTGGCCATGGTTATTCTGGCATTGCCCACACTTGGCTCTATGATCAGAGCCTCATCCAATGGTACTCTGTACGAAAAGGGTGGCGATTTAGTCATCGCTAGTGGGTTCAAAATTCTGCCTATTTTGTTCCGTGATTTGTTGGACGAAGGCCTAATCAAGAAAGGCCATAAAGGTCTCATTTTGGGGGCTGGCATTGGTGAAATTGAAGATGATTTTGAGTTCTTGAAGGATGCTGGCATTGATTTGCTCACCGGAGTTAATCTTCAGCACAAGAAGGTTGTTGAAAACAGGTTGTTTGATTTTGTGTTCGCCTTGAGTTTTAACGGGATCCAGGTGTTTGATGGTGTTGTAAAGGATGGGGGATTGGTGATATCGCCATTGGGTGATGAACACTCGACCGAGCTAAGATTGCTAAGAAATTACAAGATTGTGTATCTAAGAAGGTTGGAGAACACCGTGGTGGCGATGAGGAAAAACCGGGGATCCTCAAATGGAAGGGAGAATCCCCCTGCGGATCAAGTGTTAAGTGGCGTTACAGTGGATGAAAAGAAAGCTGCAATGAAAGGGTTGGAGGATGCATATCTCGAACCCCCTAGGCGGGAAGCCTTCTTAAGAAAATCAAGCTTTACATCACGAAAAATCAAGTTCCTTCCTGATCTTTTGAAGGATTCGTTGGATGAATACCCACGCCGAGTCTTTATCTCAGATGACTCGAGTGCACTTGACTGGTTTTACAAGAACTATCCCATGAGGGATCAAGAATTCGAAGTTTATGACTTGGATATCGTGAGTAACAGTGAATTATCGGAAGGTGTCCTCGTTCAAGGAACGGAG GTCGTGATGAAAGCCGAGGCAGATTTGGTGGAGGAGATGCTAAAAGAGGGGACATTGTATCTTGTGGTTGAATTGTTCTTGGAGTGCAATAACCAATGGCAAGATGGAGAAGCGAATGGGAGCAAGAGGGCTTATTGGCAGTGTTTAGCATTGTATGGTAAAGTGAAGGATGAGGGGATTGCAGTACATCAATGGTGGAACTGA